One part of the Dyadobacter sp. 676 genome encodes these proteins:
- the asnS gene encoding asparagine--tRNA ligase: MGPLQIKDILQTAPDNQSVVVKGWVRTKRESKNAIFIALNDGSTIHNIQAVAEPGQFSAELLLTVTTGACLKITGQLIASQGSGQTVEVKISDIEVYGTADPEQYPLQPKKHSLEFLREIAHLRPRTNTFGAILRIRHALAFAVHQYFNEKGFFYLHTPVITASDAEGAGEMFRVTTLDLNNLPRTDDGAINFKEDFFGREANLTVSGQLEGELGAMALSKIYTFGPTFRAENSNTTRHLAEFWMIEPEMAFFELKDNMDLAEDFVKKVITYALVNCKDDLSFLQNRLAEEEKNKPQNERSLPLLEKLAFVVDNPFERLTYTEAIDILLKSKPHKEGKFQFPVGWGIDLSSEHERYLVEKHFKKPVILTNYPREIKSFYMKLDDDGKTVRAMDVLFPGIGEIIGGSQREENYDKLLGRVKEIGIDPENLWWYLETRKFGTAPHSGFGLGFERLVQFVTGMGNIRDVIPFPRYPKSAEF; the protein is encoded by the coding sequence ATGGGACCGTTGCAAATCAAAGACATTTTACAAACTGCGCCTGACAACCAATCCGTTGTTGTAAAGGGCTGGGTAAGAACAAAAAGAGAAAGCAAAAACGCGATCTTTATCGCGTTGAATGACGGCTCGACCATTCATAATATCCAGGCAGTGGCTGAGCCCGGTCAGTTTTCTGCCGAATTACTGTTGACAGTAACCACCGGTGCATGCCTTAAAATAACCGGCCAGCTCATCGCATCGCAAGGCTCGGGGCAAACGGTGGAAGTCAAAATCTCCGACATCGAAGTTTACGGAACCGCCGACCCGGAGCAATATCCGTTGCAACCCAAAAAGCACTCGCTGGAATTCCTGCGCGAGATCGCCCACCTGCGTCCACGCACGAATACATTCGGCGCGATCCTCCGCATCCGCCACGCGCTGGCATTCGCCGTGCACCAATATTTCAATGAAAAAGGCTTTTTCTACCTGCACACGCCCGTAATTACAGCTTCGGATGCGGAAGGTGCGGGAGAAATGTTCCGGGTGACGACGCTCGACCTGAACAACCTGCCGCGTACAGACGACGGTGCGATCAATTTCAAGGAGGATTTTTTCGGCCGGGAGGCCAACCTCACCGTTTCCGGGCAGCTCGAAGGCGAGCTGGGCGCGATGGCGCTTTCGAAGATCTACACCTTCGGGCCGACGTTCCGTGCCGAAAACTCGAACACGACGCGCCATTTGGCCGAATTCTGGATGATTGAGCCTGAAATGGCGTTTTTCGAGCTGAAAGACAATATGGACCTGGCGGAAGATTTTGTCAAAAAAGTGATCACCTATGCGCTGGTGAATTGCAAGGATGATCTGAGTTTCCTGCAAAACCGTTTGGCGGAAGAAGAAAAAAACAAGCCGCAAAACGAGCGCTCGCTGCCATTGCTGGAAAAACTGGCATTCGTGGTCGACAATCCGTTCGAGCGACTGACCTATACCGAGGCCATCGATATCCTGTTGAAATCGAAGCCGCATAAGGAGGGCAAATTCCAGTTCCCGGTGGGCTGGGGCATCGATTTGTCGAGCGAGCATGAGCGTTACCTCGTCGAGAAGCATTTCAAAAAACCGGTGATCCTGACCAACTATCCACGCGAGATCAAGTCGTTCTATATGAAACTCGATGATGACGGTAAAACGGTACGGGCAATGGACGTGCTCTTTCCGGGAATTGGCGAGATCATCGGCGGCAGCCAGCGCGAAGAAAATTACGATAAGCTGCTGGGCCGCGTGAAGGAAATCGGTATCGATCCTGAAAACCTGTGGTGGTACCTCGAAACCCGCAAATTCGGTACCGCGCCGCATTCGGGCTTCGGGCTGGGCTTCGAGCGCCTCGTGCAGTTCGTAACCGGCATGGGTAATATCCGTGACGTAATTCCGTTCCCGCGTTATCCCAAAAGCGCAGAATTTTAA
- a CDS encoding T9SS type A sorting domain-containing protein produces the protein MKKTIQFLQSSIVAMAAMLLFVFNAHAQEPFHVKWAMDYTQAGVSDHANFTPTDALLAGGPNDFTLPTVYSAIGGAIVVGYTTRPWPVSFSASRYMEFSLTANSFKYNITSISFRLRRSNNGPSNVKIRTSIDGFASDLSAFAIGSSGMFTNCNIPVSYNNLSNNTFSFRVYGYNSVDIHGTFGFDEISVNGNVLAIILPVDIAYFKGHSENGRIALDWETTWEKNTREFIIQRSGDMKTFTTIGVVGASGETAGRTPYSFVDNDPPVGISYYRLKLADKDSGFTLCKPIAVDNTETSGIRVAPNPASSRIISLTARHTGNLFLALYDASGTPIPFRRENDACGRIRLLPSRPLPSGIYFVVYVENGRKEHLKVLVP, from the coding sequence ATGAAAAAGACAATACAATTCTTGCAAAGCAGTATTGTGGCCATGGCCGCGATGCTGCTTTTTGTTTTTAATGCCCACGCGCAGGAGCCGTTCCATGTCAAATGGGCGATGGATTACACCCAGGCCGGCGTTTCGGACCATGCCAATTTCACTCCAACCGACGCGTTACTTGCCGGCGGGCCCAACGACTTTACATTACCGACAGTTTACAGCGCAATTGGCGGAGCTATTGTAGTCGGCTACACCACAAGGCCATGGCCGGTGAGTTTTTCGGCCTCGCGTTATATGGAATTCTCATTGACAGCGAATTCATTTAAATATAATATCACCTCCATTTCTTTCCGCCTCCGCCGCTCAAACAACGGCCCGTCCAATGTCAAAATCCGGACAAGCATTGACGGCTTCGCGAGCGATCTGAGTGCGTTTGCGATCGGCAGTAGCGGGATGTTCACCAACTGCAACATTCCGGTAAGCTACAACAACCTTTCCAACAACACTTTCTCGTTCAGGGTTTATGGCTATAATTCGGTGGATATTCACGGCACATTCGGATTTGATGAAATCTCAGTCAACGGCAATGTTCTGGCTATTATTTTACCCGTAGACATTGCCTATTTCAAGGGCCATTCGGAAAACGGGCGCATTGCATTGGACTGGGAAACCACATGGGAAAAGAACACCCGCGAATTCATAATCCAGCGCAGCGGAGACATGAAGACGTTCACAACGATCGGAGTAGTCGGGGCTTCGGGGGAAACCGCCGGACGGACGCCGTATTCATTTGTTGACAATGATCCGCCGGTCGGTATAAGTTATTACAGGTTGAAGCTCGCCGATAAAGATTCGGGCTTCACCCTCTGCAAACCCATTGCGGTTGACAATACCGAAACCTCCGGCATCAGGGTCGCGCCCAATCCGGCTTCTTCCCGGATCATTTCTTTGACCGCTCGCCATACCGGCAATCTATTCCTTGCATTGTACGATGCATCGGGCACCCCCATCCCCTTCCGGCGCGAAAACGATGCGTGCGGACGCATCAGGCTATTGCCTTCCCGGCCGCTCCCTTCTGGCATTTATTTTGTAGTATACGTAGAGAATGGCCGAAAAGAACATCTGAAAGTATTGGTTCCGTAA
- a CDS encoding serine hydrolase domain-containing protein, producing MLKKVQPKVWWTGIAVLVILLVSWGLVRKSKTDSPDVAVSGKAVKNLDPVPVTNPDAETAEKIAKIEDIFRRKRNAGFNGNVLVVQKGRILYQNSFGFAHMKAKDTLTADSRFQLASLSKPFTAVAVLKLIQEGRVALDDSVQRFFPDFPYHGVKVDMLLSHRSGLPNYIYSFNDSVRHGRKYPDNLDIMDWYAKVVPTPQPYNRPGRSFNYCNTNYCVLAAIVEKVTGDSFGKYLNSQIFTPLGMQNTYLVTDTTIAAMKNRTDGHQYGRRLEKDYYDEVVGDKGLYSTTMDIYRFYNGLTKGLIIEKKLLDEAFKPRSFERDGIRNYGYGFRMHIKEDHTPRFIYHGGWWKGYNTMLWVCPEDDAVIIVLGNTYNRSTYDLRELLEVIHGSVKIDDIEKDI from the coding sequence ATGTTGAAAAAAGTGCAGCCGAAAGTGTGGTGGACGGGCATTGCCGTCCTGGTGATTTTGTTGGTTTCCTGGGGGTTAGTCAGAAAAAGCAAAACCGATTCCCCGGACGTGGCCGTGTCTGGCAAAGCTGTCAAAAATCTCGATCCCGTGCCGGTAACGAACCCTGATGCCGAAACTGCCGAAAAAATTGCGAAGATCGAGGATATTTTCAGGCGAAAAAGGAACGCCGGGTTCAACGGCAATGTGCTGGTGGTCCAAAAAGGCAGGATACTTTATCAGAACTCCTTCGGTTTCGCGCATATGAAGGCGAAGGATACGCTCACGGCCGATTCCCGTTTCCAGCTTGCGTCGCTGTCGAAGCCATTTACAGCGGTAGCGGTTTTGAAACTGATCCAGGAAGGACGCGTGGCGCTCGACGATTCGGTGCAGCGCTTTTTCCCCGATTTCCCATATCACGGGGTGAAAGTCGATATGCTGCTGAGCCACCGCAGCGGGTTGCCCAATTACATTTATTCGTTCAACGACAGCGTCCGTCATGGCAGGAAATACCCTGATAACCTCGATATCATGGATTGGTACGCCAAGGTGGTGCCAACCCCGCAGCCATATAACCGCCCGGGCCGCTCATTCAATTACTGCAATACCAACTACTGCGTTCTCGCCGCGATCGTCGAGAAGGTAACGGGCGACTCATTCGGTAAATACCTGAACAGCCAGATTTTTACGCCGCTCGGAATGCAGAACACCTACCTGGTGACCGACACAACCATCGCCGCGATGAAAAACCGCACCGACGGGCATCAGTACGGGCGCCGGCTGGAAAAGGATTATTACGATGAAGTGGTAGGAGATAAAGGCCTCTATTCGACCACAATGGACATTTACCGGTTCTACAACGGCCTCACAAAAGGGCTGATCATCGAAAAAAAGCTGCTCGATGAGGCATTCAAGCCCCGCAGCTTCGAGCGCGATGGTATCCGCAATTACGGTTACGGATTCCGGATGCACATCAAGGAGGATCACACTCCACGGTTTATCTACCACGGTGGCTGGTGGAAGGGGTACAATACGATGCTATGGGTGTGCCCCGAAGACGATGCGGTGATCATTGTTCTCGGTAATACGTATAACCGCTCGACGTACGACCTCAGGGAACTGCTGGAGGTAATACACGGTTCAGTGAAGATAGACGACATCGAGAAAGACATCTAG
- a CDS encoding proton-conducting transporter membrane subunit: MPDTAYLLPAYLLLGLPFSCFLLLWLGGKSLNKSAGWIGVLCTAVGLVVSVINADPGSDHFIRFQWVTIGSHSVELSFRFDTLSVLMLVIVHFVALLVQLFSTAYMHDDRNVNRYFAFIQLFLFSMLGIVLAGSLLVMYIFWELVGLSSYLLIGFWYTKKAPRLGSAEGICAQPHRRCRFSDGYFNALLLYWFYGF, translated from the coding sequence ATGCCCGATACCGCATACCTATTACCTGCTTATCTGCTATTAGGCTTGCCGTTTTCGTGCTTTTTATTGCTATGGCTGGGTGGAAAAAGTCTAAATAAATCCGCGGGCTGGATTGGCGTGCTGTGCACGGCCGTGGGGTTGGTCGTCAGCGTTATCAACGCCGATCCGGGTTCCGACCACTTCATTCGTTTTCAGTGGGTTACTATCGGCAGTCATTCTGTTGAGCTTTCGTTCCGTTTCGATACGCTTTCGGTCCTGATGCTCGTCATTGTGCATTTCGTGGCGTTGCTCGTACAGCTGTTTTCCACAGCTTACATGCACGACGACCGGAATGTGAACCGCTATTTTGCATTCATTCAGCTCTTTCTTTTTTCGATGCTTGGAATTGTGCTCGCGGGCAGTTTGCTGGTGATGTACATATTCTGGGAGCTGGTGGGGCTGTCGTCATACCTGCTGATCGGTTTTTGGTATACTAAAAAAGCGCCCCGTTTGGGCAGCGCAGAAGGCATTTGTGCTCAACCGCATCGGCGATGCCGCTTTTCTGACGGGTATTTTAATGCTCTTCTACTATATTGGTTCTACGGATTTTGA
- a CDS encoding proton-conducting transporter membrane subunit has translation MLNRIGDAAFLTGILMLFYYIGSTDFDVLSQLKVGMIPDKMLTAIGICLFGGCVGKSAQFPLSGWLPDAMEGPTPVSALIHAATMVAAGIFLLARISFLLTVDARFVILVIGAITMFTGAVKALKGWDIKKVLAYSTMSQLGLMVMAVGFGSWQTALFHLATHAFFKAGLFLSAGSVIHAVTPGNELPGYDPQDMRRMGGLRKALPITFICFSVCAAALAGLPFFSGFLSKDAIITEGFLWASEYGTLGYLFPVLVILSAGLTAFYMTRQVWLVFFGETRSPASVHPHESPVAMWLPMVLLSVLSLFFWFSVNPFNAEGWFLHWIGKEYGAHLIWVPFAASAVTFVSIFLAYRETGAENPFKVNDPIPVGEPFQSPWNWLRGYSNEKYFLIPFEMVAESLKAFEKNIVDALVDLVAKGSLVFGHFIAWFDRMFVDGAVHLTAFSIRSAGQAARNVQSGRIQSYYVVAVMGVLLLILWLVAI, from the coding sequence GTGCTCAACCGCATCGGCGATGCCGCTTTTCTGACGGGTATTTTAATGCTCTTCTACTATATTGGTTCTACGGATTTTGACGTGCTTTCCCAGCTGAAAGTAGGAATGATTCCTGACAAAATGCTGACGGCTATCGGCATTTGTCTGTTTGGTGGTTGTGTAGGTAAATCTGCGCAATTCCCGCTCTCGGGCTGGCTGCCTGATGCGATGGAAGGCCCTACGCCGGTATCGGCGTTGATCCACGCGGCTACGATGGTGGCGGCAGGTATTTTTTTACTGGCCAGAATATCCTTTTTGCTAACCGTCGACGCGCGTTTTGTAATACTCGTTATCGGAGCCATTACCATGTTTACCGGTGCTGTAAAGGCCTTGAAAGGTTGGGATATTAAAAAGGTCCTGGCGTATTCGACGATGTCGCAACTGGGGCTCATGGTGATGGCGGTCGGGTTCGGGAGCTGGCAAACGGCATTGTTCCATCTCGCAACGCACGCATTCTTTAAAGCGGGATTGTTCCTTTCGGCCGGCTCGGTGATCCACGCGGTAACTCCGGGCAACGAACTGCCTGGTTATGATCCGCAGGATATGCGCAGAATGGGCGGCCTGCGCAAGGCATTGCCCATTACATTCATTTGCTTTTCGGTTTGCGCGGCTGCTCTGGCGGGATTACCATTCTTTTCAGGCTTCCTTTCCAAAGACGCGATTATTACCGAAGGCTTTTTGTGGGCTTCGGAATATGGAACGTTGGGCTACCTATTCCCCGTATTGGTGATTCTATCCGCCGGGTTAACTGCTTTTTATATGACACGCCAGGTCTGGCTGGTATTCTTTGGAGAGACGCGTTCCCCTGCAAGCGTACACCCGCACGAGTCGCCGGTGGCGATGTGGCTGCCGATGGTATTACTTTCCGTATTGTCGTTGTTCTTCTGGTTTTCGGTTAATCCTTTTAATGCGGAGGGGTGGTTCCTGCATTGGATCGGAAAGGAGTACGGCGCGCATTTAATATGGGTACCGTTTGCGGCAAGTGCCGTTACATTCGTTTCGATTTTTCTGGCCTATCGTGAAACGGGCGCCGAAAATCCATTTAAGGTAAATGACCCCATTCCGGTTGGCGAACCCTTTCAGAGTCCATGGAACTGGCTGCGCGGTTATTCCAATGAAAAGTATTTCCTCATTCCATTTGAAATGGTCGCGGAGTCGCTCAAAGCCTTCGAAAAAAATATTGTCGATGCCCTTGTCGACCTGGTTGCGAAAGGCAGCCTTGTGTTTGGGCATTTTATCGCCTGGTTCGACAGGATGTTCGTCGACGGTGCGGTACATCTCACCGCTTTCTCGATCCGTTCGGCGGGGCAGGCAGCGCGGAACGTACAGAGCGGCCGGATACAGTCGTACTACGTCGTAGCGGTAATGGGCGTCCTTTTGTTGATATTGTGGCTGGTTGCGATATAA
- a CDS encoding NADH-quinone oxidoreductase subunit M, with protein MIDHILTFLIAIPLLGAAAVAFWPVDSPHNFRLIALVALLLEVIVTAVSYLSFNNQDAVLQLSEVREWITLPIGSLGVVSIDYALAVDGISFPLVLLAVVVLLVGVVSSWNINHKSRAYFGLYLLLSGSVMGCFLAQDFFLFYLFFEFMLLPMYFLIGLWGGPRREYAALKFFIYTFLGSLLILIVMIGLYLSVIDPVETARAVGLIGPEDAVHPDMIPQIQQWLFDGKIAPEQLIHTFRFTYLADPGNYIPGSVLNAVSEFFIADIPVRLLAFWFLFIGFAVKLPVVPVHTWLPDAHVEAPTPISVVLAGILLKIGGYGFIRIVDGFFPAEALYSAIPLAILGMISIVYGGFNALGQSDLKKMIAYSSVSHMGFVLLGIAAFTPEGFNGAIYQMVSHGILSAMLFLLTGVLYDRTHDRRIDHYRGLIAVMPQYTVITGIAFFASLGLPGFSGFVGELFTLMGAFQSDALPVWIPAVSTLGIVLAAGYFLWTYQRMFFSSFWYKNGTTQVLTDLTRRETLMLVPLVLLTILVGILPGLLFDLSGPTVEAWLEGLK; from the coding sequence ATGATCGATCATATACTCACCTTTTTAATAGCCATACCATTACTCGGTGCCGCGGCCGTCGCATTCTGGCCGGTCGACAGCCCGCATAACTTCCGCCTCATCGCGCTGGTAGCATTGCTGCTGGAAGTGATCGTTACCGCGGTATCCTATTTGTCATTTAATAATCAGGACGCTGTGCTGCAACTTTCCGAAGTAAGGGAATGGATCACGCTGCCGATTGGCTCGCTGGGTGTTGTTTCGATTGATTATGCACTGGCGGTGGATGGGATCAGCTTCCCGCTCGTGCTGCTGGCCGTGGTGGTGCTGCTGGTGGGCGTGGTGAGTTCATGGAACATCAATCACAAATCGAGGGCCTATTTCGGGTTGTATTTGCTGCTGAGCGGCAGCGTCATGGGTTGCTTTCTCGCGCAGGACTTCTTCCTGTTCTATTTATTCTTTGAATTCATGCTTTTGCCGATGTACTTCCTCATCGGTCTTTGGGGCGGTCCGCGGCGGGAATATGCGGCCTTGAAATTCTTCATTTACACATTTCTAGGCTCATTGCTGATCCTGATCGTGATGATCGGCCTGTACCTTTCGGTGATCGACCCGGTGGAAACGGCGCGTGCGGTCGGCCTTATCGGCCCCGAAGATGCGGTCCATCCCGACATGATCCCGCAGATCCAGCAATGGCTTTTCGATGGTAAAATCGCCCCCGAACAGCTCATTCACACATTCCGTTTCACATACCTCGCTGATCCGGGCAACTACATTCCGGGTTCGGTCCTTAACGCGGTATCCGAATTTTTCATCGCCGATATTCCGGTGCGCTTGCTCGCATTCTGGTTCCTGTTCATCGGCTTCGCCGTGAAACTGCCCGTCGTGCCCGTGCATACGTGGTTGCCCGACGCGCACGTGGAAGCGCCCACGCCCATATCCGTTGTGCTCGCGGGTATCTTGCTGAAAATCGGTGGTTACGGTTTCATCCGGATCGTCGATGGTTTCTTCCCTGCCGAAGCGTTGTACAGCGCCATTCCGCTCGCCATTCTCGGTATGATCTCCATCGTTTACGGCGGTTTCAATGCATTGGGGCAAAGCGATTTGAAGAAAATGATCGCCTACTCGTCGGTTTCGCACATGGGCTTCGTGCTCCTAGGAATCGCCGCATTCACGCCAGAGGGCTTCAACGGCGCCATTTACCAGATGGTCAGCCACGGCATTCTGTCGGCAATGCTCTTTTTGCTTACCGGCGTCCTCTACGACCGTACCCACGACCGCCGCATCGACCACTATCGCGGCCTGATCGCCGTCATGCCCCAATACACGGTTATTACGGGCATCGCATTCTTTGCATCGCTCGGCTTGCCGGGCTTCTCGGGCTTCGTCGGAGAATTGTTCACGCTCATGGGCGCATTTCAGTCGGACGCGCTGCCCGTCTGGATCCCGGCGGTTTCCACACTCGGCATCGTGCTCGCGGCCGGCTATTTCCTCTGGACCTATCAGCGGATGTTTTTCAGCTCGTTCTGGTACAAAAACGGGACCACACAAGTGCTTACGGATCTTACGCGCCGGGAAACGCTTATGCTTGTGCCGTTGGTGCTCCTTACCATTCTGGTGGGTATCCTGCCGGGGCTGCTGTTTGATTTG